The following coding sequences are from one Pseudonocardia sp. EC080619-01 window:
- a CDS encoding tyrosine-type recombinase/integrase, which yields MRDARTEFVAHYPSLARWMRRPIAERLGPTGNIPRRAHGALVDPAAARASLNARPYLIYLSLTGRLPLDWTWLFGVKVLRILPIADGLGLALRAQMAELLDRAVALGAKKSGVHWQHSWAIPRLLLHRADPDLHTLTAADIDELRDSIRHIHSLPENDQIDMPTDQRSGFPMNWMTHATQTGVLLFHTGVIETLPLRKHPRRRRALSTVPGVGAVMDRYVDELAVTRRPGTVAQARSALLRLAAWHIETRPEETSLAGLDRPALLGFLAWLPHQRKWKHPDQPLSAIYRQHVIRHVVAFFRHAANHGWDAMPARAPLTTADVPRNIDRVPRFIPAEQLEPLMDGIRELDCQLQRCALLLARWSGARSGEIHKLDLDCLDTYPDGTHRLRLAAGKSGKERVAPIHPEAADALRALIAQRRAQTDRSLFDPDLGREIRYLFLRNGRLASPDYLFKRGLERVCEQLGFVDDKGRALIHPHRFRHTIGTQLGERGAKIQTIMKVLGHSSAGMSMTYTSLSDPVVLADYQAVLTPGAVLAGPQAEAIRSGELTDEAVNWLSTNFYKTELELGRCLRLPQEGPCECDLYLTCSKFLTTPDYAPRLHARLDVEQQLIDDARTRGWDREVERHQRIAAKLRALLDELGQPPTPHI from the coding sequence TTGCGCGATGCGCGCACGGAGTTCGTCGCGCACTACCCGAGCCTGGCCCGCTGGATGCGCCGACCGATCGCTGAACGCCTGGGGCCGACCGGCAACATCCCCCGCCGAGCGCACGGCGCGCTGGTGGACCCGGCGGCGGCGCGGGCCAGCCTGAACGCGCGGCCCTACCTGATCTATCTGAGCCTGACCGGGCGGCTTCCGCTGGACTGGACCTGGCTGTTCGGGGTCAAGGTCCTGCGGATCCTTCCGATCGCCGACGGGCTCGGGTTGGCGCTGCGCGCCCAGATGGCCGAGCTGCTGGACCGGGCAGTCGCGCTCGGTGCAAAGAAGAGCGGAGTGCACTGGCAGCATTCCTGGGCCATCCCCCGGCTGCTGCTCCACCGCGCTGACCCGGACCTGCACACCCTGACCGCAGCCGACATCGACGAGCTGCGAGACAGCATCCGCCACATCCACTCGCTGCCTGAGAACGATCAGATCGATATGCCGACCGACCAGCGCTCCGGGTTCCCGATGAACTGGATGACTCACGCCACCCAGACCGGGGTCCTGCTGTTCCACACCGGGGTCATCGAGACCCTGCCACTGCGCAAACACCCCCGACGCCGCCGCGCGCTGAGCACCGTCCCCGGGGTCGGCGCGGTGATGGACCGCTATGTCGATGAGCTCGCGGTCACCCGCCGCCCCGGCACCGTCGCCCAGGCCCGCTCGGCGCTGTTGCGCCTGGCCGCCTGGCACATCGAGACCCGGCCGGAGGAAACCAGCTTGGCCGGGCTGGATCGTCCGGCGCTGCTGGGGTTCCTGGCTTGGCTGCCGCACCAGCGCAAGTGGAAACACCCCGACCAGCCACTCTCGGCCATCTATCGCCAGCACGTGATCAGACACGTCGTCGCGTTCTTCCGACACGCCGCCAACCACGGCTGGGACGCCATGCCTGCACGGGCCCCGCTGACCACCGCTGACGTCCCGCGCAACATCGACCGGGTCCCGCGATTCATCCCGGCCGAGCAGCTCGAACCGCTGATGGACGGCATCCGCGAGCTGGATTGCCAGCTGCAGCGCTGCGCGCTGCTGCTCGCCCGCTGGAGCGGCGCTCGCAGCGGTGAGATCCACAAGCTCGATCTGGATTGCCTCGACACCTACCCCGACGGGACCCATCGGCTCCGGTTGGCCGCCGGCAAGTCCGGCAAGGAACGAGTAGCGCCGATCCACCCTGAAGCCGCCGACGCGCTCCGCGCACTGATCGCGCAGCGTCGCGCCCAGACCGACCGGTCGCTGTTCGACCCGGACCTCGGCCGCGAGATCCGCTACCTGTTCCTGCGCAACGGACGCCTGGCCAGCCCGGACTACCTGTTCAAACGCGGCCTGGAACGGGTCTGCGAACAGCTCGGGTTCGTCGACGACAAGGGCCGGGCCCTGATCCACCCACACCGGTTCCGGCACACCATCGGCACCCAGCTCGGCGAACGCGGCGCGAAGATCCAGACCATCATGAAGGTCCTCGGGCACAGCTCGGCCGGCATGTCGATGACCTACACCAGCCTGTCCGACCCGGTCGTGCTCGCCGACTACCAGGCCGTCCTCACTCCCGGCGCGGTGCTGGCCGGCCCGCAGGCCGAGGCCATCCGCAGCGGCGAACTCACCGACGAGGCGGTGAACTGGCTGTCGACGAACTTCTACAAGACCGAACTCGAACTCGGCCGCTGCCTGCGCCTGCCCCAAGAGGGCCCCTGCGAATGCGACCTCTACCTGACCTGCTCGAAGTTCCTCACCACACCCGACTACGCACCCCGACTGCACGCCCGCCTCGACGTCGAACAGCAACTCATCGACGACGCCCGGACCCGCGGCTGGGACCGCGAAGTCGAACGACACCAACGGATCGCTGCCAAGCTCCGCGCCCTCCTCGACGAGCTCGGCCAGCCCCCGACACCGCACATCTGA
- a CDS encoding tyrosine-type recombinase/integrase codes for MVDDVGSPVPEVSAFLRSLAVREYSPNTVRAYAYDLLKLLMFLDGRGCPLADFSPVLATDFLAWLRQQSSAGRAQRSQLGLVTAQGRRLSARTCNRTLAAVSSFYEFLISCGGYIGVSNPILREADHVSAQVLGRHRAPLVTSADQRPIRRTLRVRTVDTLPRPVPDETFTALLGQLTKLRDRALVELMREGGFRPGEVLGLHLDDVSYGRKRVTIRHRGDHPAGARQKSRRDRVVDLLEDRALPVLNRYLLLERPPDVESSVVFLVGGRGQRRGEALSYDGLVRMFQRAAVRAELRESWLTPHSLRHTHATRMFELGMGELTLMRRLGHASPDSTRVYTRVTDHQVRDEYRAALEIGVELGDRR; via the coding sequence GTGGTCGACGACGTGGGCTCGCCGGTGCCGGAGGTGTCGGCGTTCCTGCGGTCGCTGGCGGTGCGGGAGTACTCGCCGAACACGGTGCGGGCCTATGCCTACGACCTGTTGAAGCTGCTGATGTTCCTCGACGGTCGAGGGTGCCCGCTGGCCGACTTCTCGCCGGTGCTGGCCACAGATTTTCTGGCCTGGCTTCGCCAGCAGTCCTCGGCTGGCCGTGCACAGCGCAGCCAGCTGGGGTTGGTGACCGCGCAGGGACGGCGTCTGTCCGCGCGGACGTGCAACCGCACGTTGGCAGCGGTGTCGTCGTTCTATGAGTTCCTGATCAGCTGCGGTGGCTATATCGGTGTAAGTAATCCGATCTTGCGCGAGGCCGACCACGTCTCGGCCCAAGTCTTGGGGCGGCACCGGGCGCCGCTGGTGACCAGCGCCGATCAACGGCCTATCCGCCGCACGCTGCGAGTCCGGACGGTCGACACGCTTCCGCGCCCGGTACCGGACGAGACGTTCACCGCGCTGCTCGGACAGCTGACCAAGCTGCGTGACCGGGCGCTGGTCGAGCTGATGCGAGAGGGCGGTTTCCGCCCCGGTGAGGTGCTCGGCTTGCATCTGGACGACGTCTCCTACGGTCGCAAGCGGGTCACCATCCGTCACCGCGGCGATCACCCCGCAGGGGCGCGGCAGAAGAGCCGCCGCGACCGGGTGGTGGATCTGCTCGAGGACCGGGCGTTGCCGGTGCTGAACCGCTATCTGCTGCTCGAACGCCCACCGGACGTCGAGTCCTCGGTGGTGTTCCTGGTCGGCGGCCGCGGCCAGCGCCGGGGCGAGGCGTTGAGCTACGACGGGCTGGTGCGGATGTTCCAGCGCGCCGCAGTCCGGGCCGAACTGCGGGAGAGCTGGCTGACTCCACACAGCCTGCGTCACACCCACGCCACACGGATGTTCGAACTTGGGATGGGCGAACTGACGTTGATGCGCCGGCTCGGGCACGCGAGCCCGGACTCGACAAGGGTCTACACCCGCGTCACTGACCACCAGGTCCGAGACGAGTACCGCGCGGCGCTCGAGATCGGCGTGGAGCTGGGAGACCGCCGGTGA
- a CDS encoding putative collagen-binding domain-containing protein — MVGTVLVLAGALAGTHLAVAAAVTPAGPGADRVARTALSPYRDGAFTVRAAAVDRRVGVASAEDGSYVLGHTPAGGDVVLDLDLLAGDTARPWWVEPATGRTLELAVLASVGVARFPVPDGGGREWVLVVDDAAAGYGAPDADAVADTVAGTAGETARPAPGSGDPASGETGSGDPDRAGDGPTSGTDPEHRRFPGDPAPTRAPEPAPAKRAPAKPAPAEPAPAAKPGPAAEQKPDTPDAAVWDRLSRCESSGDWQISTGNGYYGVIRTDPLQGDADHCPASGRSWGARMMSWLGLEGSS, encoded by the coding sequence GTGGTCGGCACTGTGCTCGTGCTCGCCGGTGCGCTCGCCGGGACACACCTGGCCGTCGCCGCGGCGGTCACACCGGCGGGGCCCGGCGCCGACCGTGTCGCCCGCACGGCGCTGAGCCCGTACCGCGACGGCGCGTTCACGGTCCGCGCGGCGGCCGTCGACCGGCGGGTCGGAGTCGCGAGCGCCGAGGACGGGTCCTACGTGCTGGGCCACACGCCCGCCGGGGGCGACGTCGTCCTCGACCTGGACCTCCTCGCCGGTGACACGGCCCGGCCGTGGTGGGTGGAGCCCGCCACCGGCCGGACGCTGGAGCTGGCCGTGCTCGCGAGCGTCGGCGTCGCCCGGTTCCCCGTGCCCGACGGCGGCGGACGGGAGTGGGTGCTGGTCGTCGACGATGCCGCGGCCGGGTACGGCGCCCCCGACGCGGACGCCGTCGCCGACACCGTCGCCGGGACGGCCGGGGAGACGGCGCGTCCGGCCCCGGGGTCCGGCGATCCGGCCTCCGGCGAGACGGGTTCCGGCGACCCGGACCGTGCCGGGGACGGCCCCACCTCCGGCACCGACCCCGAGCACCGCCGTTTCCCGGGCGACCCGGCCCCCACGCGCGCTCCCGAGCCCGCTCCCGCGAAGCGCGCTCCGGCGAAGCCCGCTCCCGCGGAGCCTGCTCCGGCCGCGAAGCCCGGACCGGCCGCCGAGCAGAAGCCGGACACCCCGGACGCCGCCGTCTGGGACCGCCTCAGCCGGTGCGAGTCCTCCGGCGACTGGCAGATCTCGACCGGCAACGGTTACTACGGCGTTATCCGAACAGATCCACTACAGGGTGATGCAGATCACTGCCCTGCGAGTGGGAGGAGTTGGGGCGCGCGGATGATGTCGTGGCTCGGTCTGGAGGGTTCGTCGTGA
- a CDS encoding prolyl oligopeptidase family serine peptidase, with amino-acid sequence MDAVRAEPTTGPAVPAAEPAAAAAGHHSPVVSPDGTRIAWISDLSGRPRVHIAPLPEHGPVDPAGSTVLVADGEHPDVTTLAWSPDGGRIAVEIAPSGSDRTRVALLDPDGGPPVEIAPAATAVTLGAWAPTGRWLGVTILTDTGDPGSDDYGTGTACLVDVRDGSSVVLGTGQAAAVQAISADGRRVVLRTGRRGERGLDLVDLRTGARDRLIGGPGGALTATARFGSAPGTLWVHTDADREHSALLAVALGPAADHRIAPARPVAVRPGADLDVVALDRSGARAALVWNAGGRSELEIADLRGGRPQRLVAPCDVVTTVSFGRDGAELLVAGHGPGIPPHVVRMPVGGGHATALIGGAPVPPVPPRPERVLFPAEDGLRIAGWLHRPVAPNGTGFVWLHGGPESEERPGWAPLLHALVAAGVTVLTPNVRGSSGRGRAFARLDDGELRPSSVGDVRAATRLLAGVPDVGPDRIVVGGRSYGGFLTLAALTRYPDLFAGGVDVCGMSDMVAFYADTEPWIAGPAVTEYGDPRTDAPLLETISPLRETDRIGVPLLVVHGEQDGNVPIGQAVAVHDALDARGAPVELIRIPDEGHEVHDRHTRARLTARIVSWVTGVAERDRIRPS; translated from the coding sequence GTGGACGCGGTGCGCGCGGAACCGACGACCGGACCGGCGGTCCCCGCTGCCGAGCCCGCGGCGGCCGCCGCCGGGCACCACTCCCCCGTGGTCTCGCCGGACGGCACCCGGATCGCCTGGATCTCCGACCTGTCCGGCCGTCCACGGGTGCACATCGCGCCGCTCCCCGAACACGGCCCGGTCGATCCCGCCGGGAGCACCGTCCTCGTCGCCGACGGCGAGCACCCCGACGTCACGACCCTGGCGTGGTCGCCGGACGGCGGCCGGATCGCCGTCGAGATCGCCCCGTCCGGGAGCGACCGCACCCGGGTCGCGCTGCTCGATCCCGACGGCGGCCCGCCGGTCGAGATCGCCCCGGCGGCGACGGCGGTCACGCTCGGCGCCTGGGCTCCCACCGGACGCTGGCTCGGCGTCACGATCCTCACCGACACCGGCGACCCCGGCTCCGACGACTACGGCACCGGCACCGCCTGCCTGGTCGACGTCCGTGACGGGTCCTCGGTCGTGCTCGGGACCGGCCAGGCCGCCGCCGTCCAGGCGATCTCCGCCGACGGCCGTCGGGTCGTGCTCCGCACCGGGCGCCGCGGCGAGCGGGGCCTGGACCTGGTCGACCTGCGGACCGGTGCGCGCGACCGGCTGATCGGCGGCCCCGGCGGGGCGCTCACCGCCACCGCCCGGTTCGGCAGCGCGCCGGGCACGCTGTGGGTGCACACCGACGCCGACCGGGAGCACTCCGCCCTGCTCGCCGTCGCGCTCGGCCCGGCCGCCGACCACCGGATCGCCCCCGCCCGGCCGGTCGCCGTCCGGCCCGGAGCGGATCTCGACGTCGTCGCGCTGGACCGGTCCGGTGCGCGGGCCGCGCTGGTGTGGAACGCCGGCGGGCGCAGCGAGCTGGAGATCGCCGACCTGCGGGGTGGGCGGCCGCAGCGCCTGGTCGCGCCGTGCGACGTCGTCACCACGGTCTCGTTCGGCCGCGACGGCGCGGAGCTCCTGGTCGCGGGGCACGGCCCCGGGATCCCGCCGCACGTCGTCCGGATGCCGGTGGGCGGCGGGCACGCGACCGCACTGATCGGCGGTGCACCGGTCCCGCCGGTGCCGCCGCGGCCCGAGCGCGTGCTGTTCCCGGCCGAGGACGGGCTGCGGATCGCCGGGTGGCTGCACCGGCCCGTCGCTCCGAACGGGACCGGGTTCGTCTGGCTGCACGGCGGCCCGGAGTCCGAGGAGCGGCCCGGCTGGGCACCGCTGCTGCACGCACTCGTCGCCGCGGGCGTCACCGTCCTGACCCCGAACGTCCGGGGGTCCTCCGGGCGGGGCCGGGCGTTCGCCCGGCTGGACGACGGCGAGCTGCGGCCGTCGTCGGTCGGTGACGTGCGGGCGGCGACCCGGCTGCTCGCGGGGGTGCCGGACGTCGGCCCGGACCGGATCGTCGTCGGCGGGCGGTCCTACGGCGGGTTCCTGACCCTCGCGGCGCTCACCCGGTATCCCGACCTGTTCGCGGGCGGGGTCGACGTGTGCGGGATGTCCGACATGGTCGCCTTCTACGCCGACACCGAGCCGTGGATCGCCGGGCCCGCCGTCACCGAGTACGGCGACCCGCGCACCGACGCGCCGCTGCTGGAGACGATCTCACCGCTGCGCGAGACCGACCGGATCGGCGTGCCGCTGCTGGTCGTGCACGGCGAGCAGGACGGCAACGTCCCGATCGGGCAGGCCGTCGCCGTCCACGACGCGCTGGACGCCCGCGGGGCCCCGGTCGAGCTGATCCGCATCCCGGACGAGGGTCACGAGGTGCACGACCGGCACACCCGTGCGCGGCTGACCGCCAGGATCGTGTCCTGGGTGACCGGGGTGGCGGAGCGTGACCGGATCAGGCCGAGCTGA
- a CDS encoding serine/threonine-protein kinase, translating to MSSPTPEAHRIGNRYRLDERVGAGAMGAVWRGTDELLNRTVAVKELLAAALPSPDQLEESRQRILREGRIGARLQHAHVISMFDVVVHDDRPWLVMEYLPSRSLAAVLAEKGPIPPREAAAIGRQVADGLAAAHTAGVVHRDIKPGNVLIAEDGRAKITDFGVSRAVDDVQLTRTGVIAGTPAFLAPEVARGQEPTAASDVFALGAMLYASVEGEPPFGLDDNAYALLHKVATGAITPPSEAGPVTALLMRLLANDPAERPSAAQAREALGRIAAGRSIAGLATPSSATATMDSHDAGDHAGEFAEAQGGGTVVDSPAVPAPQVIPGGGNGGRKRGAAAASGGNGGRARLPVVLAVVAALLVVGGGVAFGVYSNQSQQQVPPVAAPTSEAPPPAAPTTTPAPTTTPGPTTGNGEVQDPVSFVQNYYRMLPENIDGAFARLSPQAQAQSQGIDGFREFYSGMRTVYAENLRNAGPNTVTATVVFMRADGSTTRENYRFVVGTDDQGQEIMQSFSSA from the coding sequence ATGAGCTCGCCCACCCCCGAGGCCCACCGGATCGGGAATCGCTACCGGCTCGACGAGCGGGTCGGCGCCGGTGCGATGGGTGCCGTGTGGCGTGGCACGGACGAGTTGCTGAACCGCACGGTCGCCGTCAAGGAGCTTCTCGCGGCCGCCCTGCCGTCGCCCGACCAGCTCGAGGAGTCGCGGCAGCGGATCCTGCGCGAGGGCCGGATCGGTGCCCGTCTGCAGCACGCGCACGTGATCAGCATGTTCGACGTCGTCGTGCACGACGACCGTCCGTGGCTGGTCATGGAGTACCTCCCGTCCCGTTCGCTGGCCGCCGTGCTCGCCGAGAAGGGGCCGATCCCGCCGCGGGAGGCCGCCGCGATCGGCCGCCAGGTCGCCGACGGCCTGGCCGCCGCGCACACCGCGGGCGTCGTGCACCGTGACATCAAGCCGGGCAACGTCCTGATCGCCGAGGACGGCCGGGCCAAGATCACCGACTTCGGCGTGTCCCGCGCGGTCGACGACGTCCAGCTCACCCGGACCGGCGTGATCGCCGGCACACCGGCGTTCCTCGCGCCCGAGGTCGCCCGCGGCCAGGAGCCGACCGCCGCGTCCGACGTCTTCGCGCTCGGCGCCATGCTCTACGCCTCGGTCGAGGGCGAGCCCCCGTTCGGTCTGGACGACAACGCCTACGCGCTGCTCCACAAGGTCGCGACCGGCGCGATCACCCCGCCGTCCGAGGCCGGTCCGGTCACGGCGCTGCTCATGCGCCTGCTCGCCAACGACCCGGCCGAGCGGCCCAGCGCCGCGCAGGCGCGCGAGGCCCTCGGGCGGATCGCCGCGGGCCGGTCGATCGCCGGGCTGGCGACGCCGTCGTCCGCGACGGCCACGATGGACAGCCACGACGCCGGCGACCACGCGGGCGAGTTCGCCGAGGCGCAGGGCGGCGGCACCGTCGTCGACTCCCCGGCCGTGCCGGCCCCGCAGGTCATCCCGGGCGGCGGCAACGGCGGCCGCAAGCGCGGTGCCGCCGCGGCCTCCGGTGGGAACGGCGGGCGCGCCCGGCTCCCGGTCGTGCTGGCCGTCGTCGCCGCGCTGCTCGTCGTCGGCGGGGGTGTGGCCTTCGGGGTCTACAGCAACCAGTCGCAGCAGCAGGTTCCTCCGGTGGCGGCCCCGACGAGCGAGGCGCCGCCGCCTGCCGCGCCGACCACCACCCCGGCGCCGACGACGACTCCCGGCCCGACCACCGGCAACGGCGAGGTGCAGGACCCGGTCTCGTTCGTCCAGAACTACTACCGGATGCTGCCCGAGAACATCGACGGTGCGTTCGCGCGGCTCAGCCCGCAGGCGCAGGCACAGTCGCAGGGCATCGACGGGTTCCGCGAGTTCTACAGCGGGATGCGCACCGTCTACGCCGAGAACCTGCGCAACGCGGGCCCGAACACCGTCACCGCGACCGTGGTGTTCATGCGGGCCGACGGCAGCACGACCCGGGAGAACTACCGGTTCGTCGTCGGCACCGACGACCAGGGCCAGGAGATCATGCAGTCGTTCAGCTCGGCCTGA